The Acetobacter sp. DNA window GCGCTGACGCGATTCTGATACAGGAAAACACGACCCGCGATGGCCACCACATCACGGTCACGGAGCCAGTCGCCAGCGGGCGCTTCATCCGCCCCAAAGGACTGGATTTCTCCGAAGGCCAGACCGTTATCCCGGTTGGCCGGAAACTGTCGGCGCGCGATATCGGCATCGCCGCCTCAGCGAACTGCCCGTGGATCACGGTGCGGCGACGGCCTCGCGTCGCCATTCTCAGCACCGGCGACGAAATCGTTCTGCCCGGCGCCATTGTGCCGCCCGGCTCCATCGTCGGCTCAGCCGCCTTCATGCTCGCAGCCCTCCTCCGCAAGGCAGGAGCAGACCCGATCATCCTGCCGGTCGCCCGCGATACGGTCGATTCGCTGACTGACAGCATCCGGCAACTGGAGACGGTCGATCTCCTGCTGACCATCGGCGGCGCCAGCGTGGGAGACTATGATCTCGTCAAGAAAGCCCTCGGTGAGACGGGGCTGGTCACGGATTTCTGGAAAATCGCCATGCGTCCCGGCAAACCGCTGATGTTCGGCCAGATGAACGGAACACCCGTCATCGGCCTGCCCGGTAATCCGGTCGCGGTTTTTGTATGCAGCCTTGTATTCGTGCTGCCTGCCCTCCGCGCCATGTCCGGCGAGGTGACGAAAGACGATGGCATCGAGTCCGCCCGTCTGGCCGCCGACCTGCCCGCCAATGACCAGCGCTTCGATTATCTCCGCGCCACACTGAGCCGGGATGAAAACGGCGTTCTCTGGGCAAAACCCTTCTCCCGACAGGACTCCTCCATGATGGCCCCGCTGGCCGACTGCGATGCGCTGCTGCTGCGGGAACGCTTCGCGCCGGAAGCGAAAACCGGAGAAACCTGCCGGATCATGCGCCTGCATGGACTGGTGGACTGAAGGCGGATTCGGGCTTTGCCTCATACCTCACCAAAGGCCAACCGTTTGTCGGGATGCGGGAACCCAGAGTCCTACTGGACGCGGGCAGAACCCACATCGTGGTCCATAAAACGCTGAGAGCGGCATCCGTTCAGGCTGGGTCACGGATGCCGCTCTCAGCCATTGTTTATCGAGCAACTTTATCCAACCAGACGATTTCGTCTGATCGAATGTTGCTCTAAGGCACGTTCTTCTCCAGCTCCTCCAGCCAGACCCGGGCATTCCCGTCAGAAGGGGCACGCCAATCTCCACGAGGCGACAGGGAACCGCCCGCCACCACCTTGGGACCATTTGGCATGGCGGAGCGCTTGAACTGACTGCTCGTGAAGAAGCGTTGGAGAAACACGGCCAGCCAGTGCCTGATGGTCGGCAGATCGTAAGCCATGCGCTCATCTTCGGGGAAACCCGGCGGCCACGCTCCACTCTCCGCCTCCCTCCAGGCATGCCACGCGAGAAAGGCAATCTTCGACGGACGAAAACCGTAGCGCAGGACGTGAAACAGCGAGAAATCATGCAGCGCGTAGGGACCGATGGTGGCCTCCGTGCTCTGGACCGCGCCGTCTTCGCCGGGAGGAACCAGTTCAGGTGAGATTTCCGTCGCAAGGATCGACTTCAGAATCTCCACGGTCTCCGGGCTGAACTGGCCGGACGACATGAACCAGCGGATCAGATGCTGGATCAACGTCTTTGGCAGGCCCGCATTGACGTTGTAATGCGCCATCTGGTCGCCCACCCCGTAGGTGCACCAGCCCAGCGCCAGTTCGGACAGGTCGCCGGTGCCCAACACGATGCCACCACGCTGGTTGGCCAGACGGAACAGGAAGTCGGTCCGCAGACCAGCCTGCACGTTCTCGAAGGTAACGTCATAAACCGGCTCACCACGCCCATACGGGTGGCCGATCTGTTTCAGCATCAGTTCCGAGGCCGGACGAATATCGATTTCATCAGCGGTCACCCCCAGCGCCCGCATCAGGGCATGGGCGTTGCTCTTCGTCGCATCGCTGGTGCCGAAACCCGGCATGGTGAAGGCAAGCACGGCATCCCGCTTCAGACCCAGCTCATCCGCCACCCGGACAGCGATAAGCAGGGCCTGAGTCGAATCGAGCCCTCCCGAAACACCGATCACCATCTTCCGCGCACCCGTGGCCGCAAGGCGCGTCCGGAGCGCCGAGACCTGAATGGTGCAGGCTTCATAGCAGTCCTGCGCCAGTCCAGCCGGGTCCGCCGGAACGAACGGGAAGCGCGGCACCTCGCGCATCAGGCCGAAATCGGAAGCAGGCGGTGTGAAGGTCCGGACGATCCGCCGCCACATCCCTCCATCTTCCTCAGCCGCCGCGTTGGCCGCGAAGGACGTCATCCGCATCCGCTCCTGACGCAGCAGATCAAGGTCGATATCCACCAGCACATGCCGCGCTCCACTCGGAAAACGGTCACTGGCTTTCAGCAGACGACCATTCTCGAAGATGGAGACCTGACCGTCCCACGCCACATCGGTCGTGGATTCTCCTTCGCCCGCCGCCGCGTAGAGATAGGCCGCATGACAGCGATCTGACTGGGAACGGCAGAGCCTGTCCCGCTCCTCCGCCTTCCCGACCGTGATGTCGCTGGCCGAAAGATTGGCCAGAACGGTTGCTCCGGCAAGCGCCGCACGGGTGCTGGGCGGCAGAGGCACCCACAGATCCTCACAGATCTCCACACCGACGCAGAAGCCGGGAATATCGCCTGCCTCGAACAGCAGATCCGTGCCGAACGGCGTCTCCCCACCGGCAAGGCGGATCGTGTCTCCAACAATGCCCGCGCCGGGGGTGAACTGCCGGGCTTCATAGAACTCGCGATAGTTGGGAAGATAGGATTTGGGCACGACACCCAGAATCTCACCGCGATGAATGGCGATGGCGCAGTTATAGAGTGCGTCACGGTGACGCAGCGGCGCGCCGATCAGGATGAGGGGAAGAAACGTGCTGGTCGCACGCGCAATCTCCGCCACCGCCTCTTCAACCGCGTCCAGAAGCACATCCTGCTGGCGAAGGTCGTCAATGGCGTAACCGGAAAGCCCCAATTCGGGGAACACGGCCAGCACCGCTCCCTGTTCCGAGCAGACCGACACACATTCGACGATACGGGCAGCGTTCAGACGCGGGTCGGCGAGCCCGACGGGCAGGGTGCAGGCGGCAACACGGGCGAAGCCGTGTTTGTAAAGGGAGTGGAAGTCCCGCATGGGTGCCTCACGCAATCCGGAAGATATCAGGTCATCATTCTATAGGCGGAGCGGGAGGCGCAGGCCAAACAGCTTCTTGTGTGAGCAGGTTACGGGTTCTGCGGCGGCTCCGGACAGCAGAACGGTTTTCCGCAGACGGTCCGGCGGACAACAGACAGCCTCCCTATCCGGAGAAAATGTCCACATACTTGGCAGAGCGCCGCAGGAAAGCTATGCAGTCTCCCCTTGCGTCCGCGCCTGATATCATGGGATGCGGCTGACCGTTTTGTTTTTTCTGTGCGGAGTTGAGCATGAGCTGGCTGACCAAATATGTCCGCCCCAAGATTCGGGGACTGCTCAAGCGCGACGTTCCGGACAATCTCTGGACCAACTGCACATCCTGCCATCAGATGGTTCTGGTGAAGGAACTGCAGCGCACCCTGAATGTCTGCCCGCACTGCGGCTTTCACATGAAAGTTCCGGTGGCCGAGCGTTTCGAGTGGACATTTGACGCCGGCAGCTACACGCGCATCGAACTGCCAAAGGTGCCCGTCGATCCGCTCGGCTTTCGTGACCAGAAGCGTTACACGGACCGTCTGAAGGACGCGCGCGCCAAATCCGGTCTTGATGAGTCGCTGGCGGTCGCCCACGGCAGGATCACCGGCTATCCGGCGGTCGTCGCAGTCATGGCGTATGAATTCATGGCTGGCACCATGGGCACTGCCCTGGGCGAGGCGTTCATCGCAGCCGCCCGTCTGGCCATCCTTCAGCGCTCTCCGCTGGTCATCTTCACCGCTTCCGGCGGCGCGCGCATGCAGGAAGGCATTCTCAGTCTGATGCAGATGCCCCGCACGACGGTTGCCGTGCAGATGCTCAAGGATGCCGGACTACCCTACATCGTCGTGCTGACAGACCCGACGACCGGCGGCGTTTCCGCGTCCTTCGCCATGCTGGGTGACGTGCAGATCGCCGAACCCAAGGCGCTGATCGGTTTCGCCGGACCGCGCGTGATCGAGGATACAGTCCGCGAGAAGCTGCCGGAAGGCTTCCAGCGTTC harbors:
- a CDS encoding molybdopterin molybdotransferase MoeA → MIEVSEALHRILSALPLLGAETVSLTEACGRISAAPVTAHLFNPPADVSSMDGYAVRAVDTAKDARLHVIGEIPAGHPSDLAVTPGTCLRIFTGSLVPDGADAILIQENTTRDGHHITVTEPVASGRFIRPKGLDFSEGQTVIPVGRKLSARDIGIAASANCPWITVRRRPRVAILSTGDEIVLPGAIVPPGSIVGSAAFMLAALLRKAGADPIILPVARDTVDSLTDSIRQLETVDLLLTIGGASVGDYDLVKKALGETGLVTDFWKIAMRPGKPLMFGQMNGTPVIGLPGNPVAVFVCSLVFVLPALRAMSGEVTKDDGIESARLAADLPANDQRFDYLRATLSRDENGVLWAKPFSRQDSSMMAPLADCDALLLRERFAPEAKTGETCRIMRLHGLVD
- a CDS encoding NAD(+) synthase → MRDFHSLYKHGFARVAACTLPVGLADPRLNAARIVECVSVCSEQGAVLAVFPELGLSGYAIDDLRQQDVLLDAVEEAVAEIARATSTFLPLILIGAPLRHRDALYNCAIAIHRGEILGVVPKSYLPNYREFYEARQFTPGAGIVGDTIRLAGGETPFGTDLLFEAGDIPGFCVGVEICEDLWVPLPPSTRAALAGATVLANLSASDITVGKAEERDRLCRSQSDRCHAAYLYAAAGEGESTTDVAWDGQVSIFENGRLLKASDRFPSGARHVLVDIDLDLLRQERMRMTSFAANAAAEEDGGMWRRIVRTFTPPASDFGLMREVPRFPFVPADPAGLAQDCYEACTIQVSALRTRLAATGARKMVIGVSGGLDSTQALLIAVRVADELGLKRDAVLAFTMPGFGTSDATKSNAHALMRALGVTADEIDIRPASELMLKQIGHPYGRGEPVYDVTFENVQAGLRTDFLFRLANQRGGIVLGTGDLSELALGWCTYGVGDQMAHYNVNAGLPKTLIQHLIRWFMSSGQFSPETVEILKSILATEISPELVPPGEDGAVQSTEATIGPYALHDFSLFHVLRYGFRPSKIAFLAWHAWREAESGAWPPGFPEDERMAYDLPTIRHWLAVFLQRFFTSSQFKRSAMPNGPKVVAGGSLSPRGDWRAPSDGNARVWLEELEKNVP
- the accD gene encoding acetyl-CoA carboxylase, carboxyltransferase subunit beta — protein: MSWLTKYVRPKIRGLLKRDVPDNLWTNCTSCHQMVLVKELQRTLNVCPHCGFHMKVPVAERFEWTFDAGSYTRIELPKVPVDPLGFRDQKRYTDRLKDARAKSGLDESLAVAHGRITGYPAVVAVMAYEFMAGTMGTALGEAFIAAARLAILQRSPLVIFTASGGARMQEGILSLMQMPRTTVAVQMLKDAGLPYIVVLTDPTTGGVSASFAMLGDVQIAEPKALIGFAGPRVIEDTVREKLPEGFQRSEYLLEHGMLDMVVERKNLRETLGRVIGLLTAAPSGDVFTETLPDPEEPGSEENPLPVN